AATGCACATCGAAAATAAATAAACCTGAAGGAGAAAGTGCTTCATATATACTGCGAAAAGCTCGAATTACATCTTGCTGATCTGATAAATAATTCATAACATCACAGTAGCTAATGATACATTCCACATCTTTTAGACCGGCTAAATCAGTTATGTCCTGTTGAAGCCATTGAATTTTAGCGGATGAATTCTTCTGATGAGCGACTGCCAGCATATCCTCAGACAAATCAACACCTGTAAGGAGATAACCTTCTTCATTTAGCCGATGTGTTACTTCCCCAGTGCCACAGCCAGCATCTACTATAGACTGAGCATTCGGAAGAAAACGCTCAATCATTTTGTTCGTAAAGTCAACCCAATGATCGTAAGGTGCATCCTTCATCAGCCGATCATATACTTGAGCCATTTGTTGATAGCTCATGCCTTCAGCCTTCTAGCCCCTCAAGAGCTACTGTAGAAGCATCTCCCCAAAGTCGTTCGAGATTATAATAGTGACGTTCATCTTTATGGAAGATATGACAGATCACGTCGTTTAGATCTACAAGAATCCATCGAGCCTGTTCAAATCCTTCCATCCTTTTTACATCAATGCCATTTTCTTCGGCTTGGTTCTTTAATTCTCTAGCTATCGCCTGCACCTGACGCTCGTTAGAGCCTTCACATATCAGGAAATAGTCGGCAATTAAGGATACATCCGACATATCTAACACCACAATATCTGTGGCTCTTTTCTCATCGCATGCCTGTGCGGCTATAGTTACTAATTCTTTACTTTCCATTCTGTTCCTCCCTAGTTCATCTTTGTCTCTTTTACAAAACTCTATATTAAATCATTATATGCATGAAACGTGTCCGGATAAACGGTTCTTTCCTTATTTATTAAAAAAACTGCTGTATTTTTTAATGCAAGCAGACAAGCCTGATCTAAGCTTGTAAGGGATTTATCCCTTACTTCTTCCACGCCGGGAAAATCTCTTCCAGGTTCAATATAATCCGCTAAAAATACCACTTTATCTAACACACTCATGTGCTTTTTACCAGTGGTGTGGCAAGCAATAGCTGAAATAACTTCTGGATCTTCAAGCCCTATTTCCTTTTCAAGCATGTAGGCTCCTACAGGGCCATGCCATAATTCGTGATGGTAGTCAAGTAAATCTTTAGGAAGTCTGCGCTCTTGCTCAATCCATCGCTTCATCTCATCCA
The Halobacillus halophilus DSM 2266 DNA segment above includes these coding regions:
- a CDS encoding class I SAM-dependent DNA methyltransferase yields the protein MSYQQMAQVYDRLMKDAPYDHWVDFTNKMIERFLPNAQSIVDAGCGTGEVTHRLNEEGYLLTGVDLSEDMLAVAHQKNSSAKIQWLQQDITDLAGLKDVECIISYCDVMNYLSDQQDVIRAFRSIYEALSPSGLFIFDVHSIDHIQNNMIGATFAEVYDDLSYIWFCDPDEIENRMVHDLTFFVQNGPNYERFDEQHVQQGYSPEQLSEWLVQTGFKIQLISSDFQLEIMDSGERIFFVCQKTNV
- the rsfS gene encoding ribosome silencing factor, with the translated sequence MESKELVTIAAQACDEKRATDIVVLDMSDVSLIADYFLICEGSNERQVQAIARELKNQAEENGIDVKRMEGFEQARWILVDLNDVICHIFHKDERHYYNLERLWGDASTVALEGLEG
- the yqeK gene encoding bis(5'-nucleosyl)-tetraphosphatase (symmetrical) YqeK, whose product is MQLTRNEALDYVRPALKKSRYEHTIRVTDEAVTLAERFGADVKKAELAAALHDYAKYKPLDEMKRWIEQERRLPKDLLDYHHELWHGPVGAYMLEKEIGLEDPEVISAIACHTTGKKHMSVLDKVVFLADYIEPGRDFPGVEEVRDKSLTSLDQACLLALKNTAVFLINKERTVYPDTFHAYNDLI